A genome region from Bacteroidales bacterium includes the following:
- a CDS encoding D-lyxose/D-mannose family sugar isomerase, translating to MNRSEINRYIEEAISFFDKFYFRLPPWAYFSPDEWKTRGMEYLEIKENMLGWDLTDFGSGNFEKTGLLLFTLRNGKPGHPVFRKTYAEKIMIVRDRQITPTHFHWQKMEDIINRGGGRLCIQLWKSAVDETLSSESFTVQIDGVTHQVNAGDIVRLKPGESICLEPYVYHKFWAENGMTMVGEVSMVNNDVNDNRFLEPVGRFPEITEDEPAQYLLCTEYPDFN from the coding sequence ATGAACCGTTCAGAGATCAACAGATACATTGAGGAGGCCATTTCTTTTTTCGACAAGTTCTATTTCCGTTTGCCGCCCTGGGCTTATTTTAGCCCGGATGAATGGAAAACCAGGGGGATGGAGTATCTGGAAATAAAAGAGAATATGCTGGGATGGGATTTAACTGACTTCGGCAGCGGGAATTTTGAAAAAACAGGTTTGCTGCTGTTTACCCTTCGCAACGGAAAGCCTGGTCATCCGGTCTTCCGAAAAACCTATGCGGAAAAAATCATGATTGTCCGCGACCGGCAAATCACTCCAACCCATTTTCACTGGCAGAAAATGGAAGATATCATCAACCGGGGCGGGGGACGGCTTTGCATCCAGCTTTGGAAATCGGCCGTGGATGAAACCCTGAGCAGTGAATCGTTCACCGTACAAATTGACGGGGTAACGCACCAGGTGAACGCCGGTGACATTGTCCGCCTTAAGCCAGGAGAAAGCATCTGCCTCGAACCATATGTTTACCATAAATTCTGGGCTGAAAACGGCATGACGATGGTCGGTGAAGTATCCATGGTGAACAATGACGTAAATGACAACCGTTTTCTTGAGCCCGTAGGCCGTTTTCCGGAAATCACGGAAGATGAGCCGGCACAGTATCTTCTCTGCACCGAATACCCCGATTTTAATTAA
- a CDS encoding DUF2961 domain-containing protein — protein sequence MKRLTFLVLLIASGLVASEFISAQNISGLGDLSRIRQGVRSARISSYDRSGGNGDCLSGIEPGTRRTIFDVKGAGMITHIWITIAPGPPELSRNDIILRMYWDGNPFPSVESPIGPFFGQGWDESYDFVSLPLAAGPVEGKGLVSYWPMPFANGAKIEIENQSNRKIDAFYYAVDFVQMDKLPPDQGRFCAWYNHELTEANPDGENEWGSLGPQGKNTDGKNNYLIADIKGKGHYVGVNYFVHSPGPMWYGEGDDMIYIDGDSTRTLFGTGTEDYFNMSWCPKTEFSHPYYGFGRINNDMGWIGRTHLYRFHIADPVFFDKSLRVTIEHGHNNCLTLDLATVAYWYQQPPLQMLPPIPGKDERAPKPFIQPYDIHKWRDAWRKNKGYAPKLWGNE from the coding sequence ATGAAACGCTTAACCTTTCTTGTTCTCCTTATTGCCTCAGGGCTCGTTGCATCGGAATTTATATCAGCCCAGAATATTTCGGGTCTGGGTGATCTGTCAAGGATCAGGCAGGGAGTGCGTTCCGCCCGTATTAGCTCCTATGACCGTTCCGGAGGAAACGGCGATTGTCTTTCAGGAATCGAACCCGGAACCCGCAGAACCATTTTTGATGTAAAAGGTGCCGGTATGATTACGCACATCTGGATAACCATTGCGCCGGGACCTCCCGAATTGAGCCGCAACGATATCATTCTGCGCATGTATTGGGACGGAAATCCTTTTCCTTCGGTGGAATCACCTATAGGCCCTTTTTTTGGGCAGGGATGGGACGAAAGCTATGATTTTGTCAGTTTGCCTCTGGCCGCAGGCCCTGTTGAAGGGAAGGGTCTGGTTTCATACTGGCCGATGCCTTTCGCAAACGGAGCAAAAATTGAAATTGAAAACCAGTCGAACCGGAAAATTGATGCCTTTTATTATGCTGTTGATTTCGTGCAGATGGACAAACTTCCACCCGATCAGGGAAGATTTTGTGCATGGTACAATCACGAACTTACGGAAGCAAACCCTGACGGAGAGAATGAATGGGGATCCCTTGGGCCTCAGGGCAAAAATACGGATGGAAAGAACAATTACCTTATAGCCGACATAAAAGGAAAAGGTCATTATGTGGGCGTGAACTATTTTGTACATTCACCCGGCCCTATGTGGTATGGAGAAGGGGATGACATGATTTACATTGATGGCGACAGTACACGCACCTTGTTCGGAACAGGAACCGAAGATTATTTCAATATGTCGTGGTGCCCGAAAACGGAGTTTTCGCACCCTTATTATGGTTTTGGCAGGATTAACAACGATATGGGCTGGATCGGACGTACACACCTGTATAGGTTTCACATCGCTGATCCGGTTTTTTTCGATAAGTCGTTGAGGGTCACTATTGAACACGGACACAACAACTGCCTGACCCTTGATCTGGCCACTGTTGCTTACTGGTATCAGCAGCCTCCCTTGCAGATGCTTCCGCCTATACCGGGAAAGGATGAACGCGCACCAAAGCCTTTTATTCAGCCTTACGATATCCATAAATGGCGCGATGCATGGAGAAAAAACAAAGGATATGCTCCGAAATTATGGGGTAATGAGTAA
- a CDS encoding DoxX family membrane protein, which produces MNTKENFGYTKGQLSILVLLRVLIGWHFLYEGIVKVLNPNWSSLGYLMDSQGFLSGFFHSLASNPNVLQVVDYLNMYGLLAIGLGLILGCFTQIATIAGMVLLALYYLSHIPFVGASYALPTDGSYLWVDKTLIELVALAVLFVLPTGRHIGLDRFIFGKNAD; this is translated from the coding sequence GTGAATACAAAAGAAAACTTCGGTTACACAAAAGGTCAGCTCAGCATTCTGGTACTTCTGAGGGTGCTGATTGGCTGGCATTTTCTTTATGAAGGAATCGTCAAAGTATTGAATCCCAACTGGAGTTCTCTCGGATACCTTATGGATTCGCAGGGATTTCTGTCCGGATTTTTTCATTCTCTCGCATCAAATCCCAATGTACTGCAGGTGGTGGACTACCTCAATATGTACGGCCTGCTTGCCATTGGTCTGGGACTCATCCTGGGATGCTTTACGCAGATAGCCACAATAGCAGGTATGGTTCTTCTGGCTTTATACTACTTATCCCACATACCTTTTGTGGGAGCTTCCTATGCACTGCCGACTGACGGGAGCTATCTCTGGGTTGACAAGACCTTGATTGAACTGGTTGCACTGGCCGTGCTCTTTGTATTGCCCACCGGAAGGCACATTGGCCTCGACAGGTTTATTTTTGGCAAAAATGCGGACTGA
- a CDS encoding DUF1080 domain-containing protein, translated as MKNVVFIFALAGIILAGCKGKKQQVTEEKNPVVNVLTPEEQAQGWMLLFDGTSLDHWKCYNADSIPSNWVVEDGCIKATGKGGDATGYIVTREDFGNFHLSLEFKLTPGANSGIFYGVTEGKYPVPYATGPEYQLIDNEGFPEKLEEWQKLGADYAMHVAQNVEAKPIGEWNKAEIIVNGTHVEHWLNGKKIVEFERWTPEWEKLKKEGKWKDYPDYGIAKSGKIGLQDHGSVVYFRNIKILKLS; from the coding sequence ATGAAAAATGTTGTATTCATTTTTGCCCTGGCAGGTATAATTCTTGCCGGCTGTAAAGGAAAGAAACAGCAGGTTACTGAAGAGAAAAATCCTGTTGTTAATGTTCTCACTCCCGAAGAACAGGCTCAAGGATGGATGCTGTTGTTTGACGGCACATCTCTGGATCATTGGAAATGTTATAATGCCGATTCCATTCCTTCCAACTGGGTGGTTGAAGACGGATGCATTAAAGCCACCGGTAAAGGAGGTGATGCAACCGGTTATATTGTAACCCGCGAAGATTTTGGGAACTTTCATCTTTCGCTGGAATTTAAGCTGACACCCGGAGCCAACAGTGGTATTTTTTATGGTGTAACTGAGGGAAAATATCCGGTTCCTTATGCCACTGGTCCTGAATATCAGCTTATTGACAATGAAGGCTTCCCTGAAAAGCTGGAAGAATGGCAAAAGCTCGGTGCAGATTATGCCATGCATGTGGCACAGAATGTTGAAGCCAAACCCATCGGCGAATGGAATAAAGCTGAAATTATTGTTAACGGAACCCACGTTGAGCACTGGCTGAACGGAAAGAAAATTGTTGAATTTGAGCGCTGGACGCCTGAGTGGGAAAAACTCAAAAAGGAAGGAAAATGGAAGGATTATCCTGATTACGGAATTGCCAAATCAGGTAAAATCGGATTGCAGGATCACGGAAGTGTTGTTTATTTCAGAAATATAAAAATCCTCAAACTTTCCTGA